From Populus alba chromosome 16, ASM523922v2, whole genome shotgun sequence:
TTAGTTGACATTGATCCATAGCTAAACTAACTCATTACTTAGTTTATCTGGTTAATCTCAGATTAActttaataatttcttaaaaaaaataaaatactattattttaataagaataATTGACCTCGTGACCtattgacttaattttttatctaaatcaaTCTTGAACCAGCCCAATCCCGACCCGGTCTAACAACTTTGAATTGTGAGGTGGGTATGTGCTCGGGGGATAACTAGCAAGCAAAGCAAACATTTGGTACCCTTTGCCGCTGCTCAAGATGAAGGGTCCAATTTAATCATGCCCATATGCTGATTTAGATCTCGTTTGTTGCAGAAGGAAGCCATATCTTAGCTGATTCTTCGCACGAGGaacaaattgaaagttttttctCTTCCCTTTTCATATTTAGCAAGAAGATCACCATTCACGCTATATAGACATCATAACCTCATTGTTCGACACACAAGCTCATGTCATTTTCCTATCGGACATCAAGTTTTGGGGCCATTATTTTCCTAAATTAAAAGCAACTTCACACGCATTGCATCCTCTGGTCCACCGACCCGGCTACTCGCTCACTCAATCACGGAAGACCAAGCCACAAACTTGGCCtccattaaatatatttgagcCTACTCGCTTATTGGTTCTCACTTAGGGCCCAGCAAAAGCATTTCCAAACCCCATGATTATACCCGAAGGTGCATATGAtagattattttattggtttcaaaaaacaaaattttaagacATTCATCATGTACCCTTAAAGacaaaaacctacatcaataaCAGCGCAAATATCATGTAACTTTCTGGTTGGTGATTggacattttttctttttaaaagggtttttttgaaggaatttgattttttaatttttaattattttttatgtgtttttaaattattttgatatatgatgttaaaaataaatttaaaaaataaaaaaattatttcaatatatttttaaataaaaaacacattgaaaaacCAACCATATTATCAAGCTTCAtctccaaaaacaaaaccagcttcatactataaaataaaaagaagatatcTTTTGTTCTAAAATCAAGCTGTAAGGATGGTGACTTCACAACTGAATGCCAGGAAATATTCCGCTGCGGCATAAGTGATCTTCCATGAACCTGTAAATGAAAGCAAAgccctttcctttttctttgatcTACCATACCTGTCATTGATGATGCCCTTGTTATtattctatttctctcttccatTTTTCTATTTGGTAGATAGATAAACAACTACCATATAAgtacaactatatatatatatatatatatatatatatatatatctattacATAAATGTGCTCCACATTACTTGAGTGTGCCTGTGACTCTGTGTCCCTTCACCCCCACCTCTCCAACCCCTTCTTCCTCTGCTTTTGGTAAGTCATCAagtctttaatttaattgactTGTCCTTCTTTCTTTCCACTCTTTATTTCAATCATAATTGTGGAATGTAGCTTTACTCAACTCTATTGTCTCTTTTACCTATAAGGCCCATGAAACTCACTGGCCATGGTTGCTTCAATAGTGTCTCTATTCCCATCTTTTTAGCATCGATTTCACTCATCTAGAGACCAATTAATACTGTCTGTACTACCACTAGCTGCTAGTATTGGCCTTTTTTTCTTCGAAGCTTGCATCGTTTTTCTTCTCCTGCGAGGTAAAAGTCTTATCATAGAACTTAGCCAGAAGACCCCAAGATTTCTTTCTGTGTtagaatttgtaaaatttgCTTCCAATTCAGCCACGACTCATTTATGCTGTGTGGCTTTTTGTTGCAGGTTCTCATGGAGGCAGATACCGGTGAAGTGAAGTCAAAGATGGAAGATTATGAAGTTATAGAGCAGATTGGAAGGGGAGCTTTTGGTTCTGCTTTCCTTGTTCTTCataaaaccgagaaaaaaaagttagaagtttattttgcttgtaaattttgtttcttttctttatttctatGGATCTTTTGCATATAACTAGGCAACCCACTTGATTAATTCAATCGAATTTTCACTGGTGTACTAGTATCCAAAAGATTGGTTCCCGGTATTGAATGATCGAAGGATATgaactgtttttgttttgttttgttttgtttttttatttttttattattgattatgttaatttgatttcaattatAAACACAAATTTTTTGATCGAAATTGTGAGTTTGGCTTCACAGGGGTAGGTAATGGTTGTGCCGGCACGATCCTTTGTCTTCAAAAAGTCATTGTCTTTGGTCTAAATAGCTGATTTTTGAggttctttttttgctttttggtAGGTATGTGTTGAAGAAGATTCGGTTGGCCAAGCAGACGGAGAAGTTTAAGCGCACAGCTCATCAGGAGGTGACCTTCACTCTTttataataatcttttttttttttttcatatgggaaattgaaacttttttttataaaaatgttaataaggAATGGACTTTTTAGATATTTTCATGTTATTGCTTAAGAAATTTGTTGCAATTAGTCATTTGATTCATTTTACTCATCAGGAGCCTAGAAAACTAACCAGGATATTTATATTGTTCTGATCTCATTTGTCATCATATCTACTTTAATCAACTTAATCATGACAGGTTGTTAGAAGTACATGTATTTTTTGTATAACCTTGTgaacaattttttaatgttgcCCCCTTTCCTTTGCACTAGTTGCTGTTTTGGAAATACTAATCAAATTGTAAAATACTTTTTCACCTAGGAATTTTTCAATAGttcaatgatgatgatgattattataTAATCACAGCTCTTCATATTTTAATCAATGCATAAAAGACCAAAATCTTGGTTCATATGTTCTGCAGATGAATTTGATTGCGAAACTAAACAACCCTTACATTGTGGAGTACAAGGATTCTTGGGTCGACAAGGTAACCACATCATTTCTTAACGTTCTTCTGTACAATTTAATGGAAATTATTACCTTTGAGATTAACATCAACTCTGAAATGGTTTTCCATCTACATAAAAATGTTTATGTTTCTCTATGGTATGCAGGGAAACTGTGTATGCATAGTAACAGGCTACTGTGAAGGAGGAGACATGTAAGTTTATGTGAAAGCATGTATCACTATTGTAGATAGGATAAGAGATGTGTAATGTAAATATATTTCGGACCAGACACTTCTAAGATATGAGATCTTGATCTAGAAAGTTGATCAGTTAAACATTCACATCAGAAGATAATATATGAGTAaggctaaaaattaaatacgtTGTCAGAATACTTCATGAGTGGCTAAATGAAAagctctttccttttcttttcctccaacCAGGGCTGGGATTATAAAGAAAGCGAGAGGAATATTTTTTCCAGAGGAGGTAATCATTTAGGTTTTCATATGCTTCAAGTTTATCAATTATCACCTACACCTTATGAACATCATTCTCCTGTTTTGTTTCCCAGAAACTTTGCAAATGGCTGGCTCAGTTGTTGCTAGCTGTGGACTACTTGCATTCTAACCGTGTCCTTCACAGAGATCTAAAGGTATGCTTAACCTCACTCAAGAGATGAAGGAAAGCTTACAAATAGTTCTGTTGCTGACATAAACTCACTGATGACTTCATTCCAGTGTTCCAATGTTTTCCTTACAAAGGATAATGATATTCGCCTAGGTATGTGAGCCAAAAGAAATACTAGCCTGaaggattttctttttcattgggTTTGGATTTTATATCTTGGTTTCTTAGTGTATTTTGTGTGGCCTGAACAGGTGACTTTGGACTTGCAAAGCTGCTCAACACAGAGGACCTTGCTTCTTCGGTATGGACTTGAATGCATTCCAGTATATTACTGGTTTACTTTTTTTAACGTGTCAATTGAAATTATGCCCCTGATTTTGAACTGTTACAACTTTTCCTCTCAAAATCTTAATGTATTTAACGCCGGCAGTTCAGAAGTTTGTGGTACCATTTAGTGTCTCAGTATGTTCAGATTCAAAATCCTAAGAGCTGATGTTTGAACTGCTTATCTTAAAAGGTTCTTTTAATCTTTCTGTTTCTATGCCTTCACATGTCGCATAGGTAGTTGGCACTCCTAATTACATGTGTCCTGAGCTCCTAGCAGATATACCTTATGGCTACAAATCTGACATATGGTCCCTTGGTAAGAAATCTGACAGCATGGTtttgaattcatcaaatttaCTGCTTCACTGGCAATAACATCTTTCTGCTGTTCCAGGATGCTGTATGTTTGAAATTGCAGCACATCAACCAGCATTTAGAGCTTCTGTAAGTACAAGCCTGAGCTAATGTATGTATGTGCATATGTGTGAGAATGCAGTATCACTATAATTTGGTTACCAGTAAAGCTCCTACAGTTTATTTCTTATGAACTTCAAAGTAAGATAAATCAATATTTACTTGAACAGGATATGGCTGGACtcatcaacaaaataaacagaTCCACCATCTCTCCTCTTCCAATTGTGTATTCGTCCTCTCTGTAAGGGCCGTTCCCAAATTTATCACGATTCCATTTATCTACTATTAACACTGATAACAATAggcatgcaatatttttttttcctcgtgtAAATCCATGAGTTTAGTGGTCTGAATGTATGAGATGAGTTCCCTTGGTCCAAATATATGATATGAGTTCCATGCTGCAGGAAACAAATTATTAAGAGCATGCTGAGGAAGAACCCAGAACACAGACCAACAGTGAGTTTGATCTAAGTTtgtattctattatttttaccaCCACCATCCATTCTTATCCCTGTACCTTTAACATAACAGGCAGCAGAATTATTGAGGCATCCACATTTGCAACCACAACTCCTTCGGTGTCGCaatgcatcgtcagttttcctTCCATTACATTCCATAAACAACTCAAAggagaaaacaagaagaaaatcattGCCTGCTAAACTTAGTGCTGGAAAAGACAGCAGTGACAAGGAAGTTGGTGCGTCaaagaggaaagaaaatgaacatCCATTTGAGATAAACATGGAAGCACATCGAAGCAATTCACATCAGATTGACAAGCCAAGATCAATGTCTAGCACAGACGATAGCCTTGGAAATAAGACAGTTGATCCTACTAGCTGTTCAGTGGAAGTATCTGATGGTCCAAAAGACAGCTCCACTGATTCTGAAACAAGTGTTTGCAATGGAGAGAAGCAAGCAGATTGTAGCAGTCCACCCCAAAAGGATGGCACTGAAATCGAGTCTACCTCTGAGAGCATTCCAAATTCTCAGCATAAAGAAGAACCCAGTGctgtgcattttcaaaatttgcAAGAGGTTGATGCCAAAATAGTGGCCACAAAGGATCAAGCAGCATTTTGCGGTGGACAAATTCCTGAAGAAGTTCAAACAGAGGGGCAGGGTGATACAATAGATGAAACTGGGAAACCGGAAATTCCTAGCCTAAGTTGTGCTAATCATGATGCTTCCTCTGATGATAAAAGCCTCCCATCAGCTGTAAACGAACCTTCTGCAGAGGCACAATGTTGTTCACAGAAACCAGAAAGACCCGATGTATACACAGAAAGTGCTCATACAGACTACTTGTCATCTGAAAGTAATGATGTGCttccatgtaaaaataaaatacgagCAAAACCAGAAAACGACAATTGCTCCACGGAGACGGAGAAAGATGATATTCATGCGATGAGTAATGCACAATTGCTGAGGACACTTGCTGCACTAACTGGAGAGGAAACCAAGAGAGAGTGGGAGAATCCAAGTCAACAAAGAGCTGATGCTTTAGAGTCTTTGCTAGAGCTATGTGCACGGCTacttaaacaagaaaaaattgacgAGCTTGCTGGTGTGCTAAAGCCATTCGGAGAAGAAATGGTCTCATCCAGAGAAACAGCAATCTGGTTGACAAAAAGCCtaatgtctaaaaaaaaaattaatggagggACCTGATACATGAGGTGATTCCAACTAATTTATTCATTGCTGGGAGAAAAGGTATCGACTTAATTGTGCTTGACGTATAATGTGTTTTTCCAGAGTGGTATTGAAGAGCATAATTGCTGATTGTTCATAATTGCTGGCTTTAATGGAAATAAACTCCTCTTACGaggggaaaaaaacatattttacaaTTTTGTAGAACCATGTTGTGAAGTGGGTCGGAAGGCATCAAAAGGCTAATCCTAAATTTATGCAGATGCTCAAACGCAAGTTGCCTTTGTGTCTAGTATTTGCTGAAGAACACATCGTCTTTTAAGCAGTCAAATGGATGAGTGATCTGCACGCCCATGTATGTTGACGGACCTTTGAATTTTGATATGAAAGATAATTCAACGAGCCTTTGAACAAAACGTTTTCCTCTAAAATGAATACTTTATTGCCACCCAAATGGAGCAGGGCTGTTGTTTTGTTCCTTTTGCCAATAAATGAATGGATTATTCTTTCtgcaaattgaaagaaaatcctTTATTGCAACGCATCAATCACAACTAGCATACAGAAAtggaaccaaaaaaagaaaataaagaaaagatctGTAAAGAATCGATCAAATTATACAAACAAACAGAATAATCTTTAACCACCCTTGTTACATAAATCAATCATTTTTCCCATCCTCTCCTTTAAAGACACCCTTGTTTGTTCACATTCTTTCCTTGATGTATATCCATTTTTCTCCAGCTTGAATGAGCTCACTGGAAATAATAGGCAAAGAATGACACAAGGGAAGCCCCAATCAAGGATCCAACAACAGGCAAGGTTGCGGATGCCCCGCTGGTAGGGGAGGGAGCCGGTGCTGAGACTTCATCAGCTGCCAAGGCTGCACTCATGGAGGCAGCAACGACGAGGACAGCACAGGAGATCTTCTTCAATCCCATGACGCAAAAGAGTGATATTAGCTGCCTCGACCTGCCTTGGTGATGAAGAAAGGGTTCTGATTCTTTATTGCttgatgttttttcttaaaaagctTTATGCACCACTGAATGGTATCAAATGGTGGCGAATGAGTATTTATAAGGAGCATTGAGGTTATTTTAAGGAAGAAATCGGTTAATGTTAGTTTTGCAAGGACTGGTTTCGCATGTTGTAAGGATTGACAAGGTAGCTGGCAGGCTCAGTGTGATGTCTCCTTGTAATACATTTGCGGCAAAGAAAATTTTGGCTATAAATTGGCCGGTCTTTAAGCACAAATTATCGAGAATTCATAGACT
This genomic window contains:
- the LOC118051930 gene encoding serine/threonine-protein kinase Nek6, whose translation is MEADTGEVKSKMEDYEVIEQIGRGAFGSAFLVLHKTEKKKYVLKKIRLAKQTEKFKRTAHQEMNLIAKLNNPYIVEYKDSWVDKGNCVCIVTGYCEGGDMAGIIKKARGIFFPEEKLCKWLAQLLLAVDYLHSNRVLHRDLKCSNVFLTKDNDIRLGDFGLAKLLNTEDLASSVVGTPNYMCPELLADIPYGYKSDIWSLGCCMFEIAAHQPAFRASDMAGLINKINRSTISPLPIVYSSSLKQIIKSMLRKNPEHRPTAAELLRHPHLQPQLLRCRNASSVFLPLHSINNSKEKTRRKSLPAKLSAGKDSSDKEVGASKRKENEHPFEINMEAHRSNSHQIDKPRSMSSTDDSLGNKTVDPTSCSVEVSDGPKDSSTDSETSVCNGEKQADCSSPPQKDGTEIESTSESIPNSQHKEEPSAVHFQNLQEVDAKIVATKDQAAFCGGQIPEEVQTEGQGDTIDETGKPEIPSLSCANHDASSDDKSLPSAVNEPSAEAQCCSQKPERPDVYTESAHTDYLSSESNDVLPCKNKIRAKPENDNCSTETEKDDIHAMSNAQLLRTLAALTGEETKREWENPSQQRADALESLLELCARLLKQEKIDELAGVLKPFGEEMVSSRETAIWLTKSLMSKKKINGGT